A single Chryseobacterium sp. DNA region contains:
- a CDS encoding universal stress protein, which yields MINIVLPVDFGDKTDQLVEGAIKFAKQLNGRIYLIHVAPSDIGFAIGDMGFQYFPEVEANEIREELVQLNKLEQRIIAHDIDCEHLLKQGLAKDIILEHAKEKNADYIVMGSHGRSGIYDVFVGSLTKGLTKNSPVPVLVLPIHD from the coding sequence ATGATAAATATTGTATTACCCGTAGATTTTGGGGACAAAACAGACCAGTTGGTAGAAGGTGCCATAAAATTTGCAAAACAACTTAATGGTAGAATTTATCTGATTCACGTAGCTCCATCAGATATTGGCTTCGCGATCGGGGATATGGGATTTCAATATTTTCCGGAAGTGGAAGCGAATGAGATCAGAGAGGAGCTCGTTCAGCTTAATAAACTGGAACAGAGGATTATCGCCCATGATATTGATTGTGAGCACCTGTTAAAGCAAGGACTTGCCAAAGATATTATCCTGGAACATGCCAAGGAAAAAAATGCGGATTATATCGTTATGGGATCACACGGAAGAAGCGGAATTTATGATGTATTTGTCGGAAGTCTTACCAAAGGGCTGACAAAAAACTCTCCTGTTCCCGTTTTGGTACTTCCCATCCATGACTGA
- a CDS encoding DUF6427 family protein, which translates to MFKLLSKESNIFSIPVYIGFLLLVVIIFNILNFNTYEAIIAGITFLGIALGYFCFHSVALNYQTHLPLFLYTIFIFGLYPGNLDIGIAVSLLTNSFLILLLTSADEDIRKKSYVLVGAIVALNFIFLPTTWPMAVFVIIHVVATSAKIGLNLFRFLLGIVLIAFSYFSIMYFVQFTTWNIDYFPFGKMKPVTDYTGLLPLVPVVLMLIYAVYDHFKNYNKKSPISRYKYTFLLVFSVAQLITIILYMNKNYEYLLLLAFPSSIILSRMMRFLPRYWMQEAALWLIIISLLGFKAGTVFDLF; encoded by the coding sequence ATGTTTAAATTACTTTCAAAAGAAAGCAATATTTTTTCAATTCCTGTTTATATTGGTTTTCTTCTTTTAGTAGTAATAATATTTAACATATTGAATTTCAATACTTACGAAGCGATTATTGCCGGAATTACTTTTCTGGGAATTGCTTTGGGATATTTTTGTTTTCACAGTGTAGCCCTTAATTATCAGACCCATCTTCCGTTATTTTTATATACAATTTTTATTTTTGGGCTGTATCCCGGAAATTTAGATATCGGAATTGCGGTTTCCCTGCTTACCAATTCTTTTCTTATTCTTCTTTTGACAAGTGCAGATGAAGACATCAGAAAAAAATCATATGTACTGGTAGGGGCCATTGTCGCATTGAACTTTATTTTTCTTCCCACCACCTGGCCGATGGCTGTTTTTGTCATCATCCACGTGGTCGCCACTTCAGCAAAAATAGGATTGAATCTTTTCAGGTTTCTTTTAGGAATAGTTCTGATCGCTTTCAGTTATTTCTCAATCATGTATTTTGTACAGTTCACTACCTGGAATATTGATTATTTTCCTTTTGGAAAGATGAAACCGGTAACGGACTATACTGGGCTGTTACCGCTGGTTCCAGTTGTCCTGATGCTGATTTACGCGGTATATGACCATTTTAAAAATTACAATAAGAAAAGCCCGATCAGCAGATATAAATATACGTTTCTATTGGTCTTTTCCGTTGCCCAGCTTATAACCATCATTCTGTATATGAATAAAAACTATGAATATCTGCTCTTACTGGCATTTCCTTCAAGTATTATTCTGAGCAGGATGATGAGATTTTTGCCCAGATATTGGATGCAGGAAGCCGCATTATGGCTTATTATTATTAGTTTACTTGGCTTTAAAGCAGGTACAGTTTTTGACTTATTTTAA